A stretch of Cheilinus undulatus linkage group 20, ASM1832078v1, whole genome shotgun sequence DNA encodes these proteins:
- the irf3 gene encoding interferon regulatory factor 3 yields MSHSKPLLIPWLRSKIDRGEYPGVQWTNLEHTEFSIPWKHALRQDSSDSDILIFKAWAEVSGNGRAQGDASVWKRNFRSALRAKKFTLISDNKNDAAHPHKVFHWPDESASGANSSAGSQDLDDSDLFDDCTFPIQDTQAPCFEDFLFNQQDTGPSAESTVHQDILQECLRGLNIGPEPEGITGFEPPPEQQQLHSQAVIGAQAFPGQQQYPVVFEGAAMEAGLPEQPACPMEGAVGGAFDEELFLQTMNQTKDGNSFKTQFRIIVYYRGVKVSEQTVENEAGFRLVYRPELAGIVLDQESGLSLVSLPSPRAMLDQTQTKLTQRILDKLGEGLDVGVSGHVVYCQRRGEIKAFWSLSKYDKSCQVQEISKLHPEPLFQFKDFVQGILNFIDRGESPPCSLFFCLGEKWPDPGNRPWGKKLITVEVFLTSIELLKNMAVIGGASSLQSVELQMSLEEMMELC; encoded by the exons ATGTCTCATTCAAAACCTCTGCTCATCCCATGGCTGCGGAGCAAGATTGACAGAGGAGAGTATCCTGGAGTCCAGTGGACAAACCTGGAGCACACAGAGTTTTCCATTCCCTGGAAACATGCGTTAAGACAGGACTCATCTGACAGTGACATTCttatttttaag GCCTGGGCAGAGGTGAGTGGAAACGGCCGGGCTCAGGGAGACGCCTCAGTATGGAAAAGGAACTTCCGCAGCGCTCTTCGAGCAAAAAAGTTTACACTCATATCTGACAACAAGAATGACGCTGCACACCCTCATAAAGTGTTTCACTGGCCAGATGAATCAGCGTCAGGAG CAAACTCTTCTGCTGGATCCCAGGACCTAGATGACTCTGATTTGTTTGATGATTGCACTTTTCCTATACAAGAT ACCCAGGCCCCATGCTTTGAAGACTTTCTCTTTAATCAACAAGACACTGGGCCTTCTG CTGAGTCCACTGTGCACCAAGACATTCTCCAGGAGTGTCTGAGGGGGCTCAACATTGGCCCTGAACCAG AGGGCATCACAGGCTTTGAGCCTCCTCCTGAGCAACAACAGCTCCACAGCCAGGCTGTGATTGGTGCACAGGCGTTTCCTGGGCAACAGCAGTATCCAGTAGTGTTTGAGGGTGCAGCCATGGAAGCTGGGTTGCCTGAGCAACCAGCGTGTCCAATGGAAGGGGCCGTGGGTGGGGCCTTTGACGAGGAGCTGTTTCTGCAGACGATGAACCAGACCAAGGATGGAAACAGTTTCA AGACTCAGTTCAGGATAATAGTGTACTACAGGGGAGTGAAAGTATCTGAGCAGACAGTTGAGAATGAAGCTGGATTCCGCCTTGTCTACAG ACCTGAACTTGCAGGGATAGTTTTGGATCAAGAGTCAGGCCTCTCCCTGGTCTCTCTGCCAAGTCCTCGGGCCATGTTGGATCAAACCCAAACCAAACTGACCCAGCGCATCCTGGACAAGCTGGGTGAAGGTTTGGATGTGGGGGTGTCAGGCCATGTGGTCTACTGCCAGCGGCGGGGTGAAATCAAAGCTTTTTGGAGCCTCTCCAAGTACGACAAGAGCTGTCAGGTCCAAGAGATTTCTAAGCTGCATCCTGAACCACTGTTTCAGTTCAAGGACTTTGTGCAAG GAATACTGAACTTCATCGACAGAGGAGAGTCCCCTCCCTGCTCCCTCTTCTTCTGCCTTGGTGAGAAGTGGCCTGACCCTGGCAACAGGCCTTGGGGGAAAAAACTCATCACAGTGGAG gTGTTCCTGACCTCAATTGAGTTACTAAAGAACATGGCGGTCATAGGTGGTGCCTCTTCTCTTCAGTCTGTGGAGCTGCAGATGTCTCTGGAAGAGATGATGGAGCTGTGCTGA
- the prr12a gene encoding proline-rich protein 12, which translates to MDRNYPGTGFGDLGAGAGWSYERSAKASLVYGSSRSSHPESELLHRQAYATPHPLQGYATNHHPGSSGQGGAWGAAGRSLGLSGLFDTGLHHASPSAPDASVMNLISALESRGPQPPPSASSLLSQFRTPSWQTAMHTPAPPELFISGALPGSGSFPSSSALSAYQHPASFSSRSFPATSLTLQDTPTFSPTSNGLLSPHDPLLHIKAPSQSSLGFDRLLSSQGAAAAAYRGSQDPTSATSAQASSARHLQSHQFNLLSSQLQDQSSQLYNASVFSSAQPQPQSQSQSNSAQERAVPRQDSVIKHYQRPTPAQSQLSSSAAHSLQHYLSCGGAGYQQIATHHRHAGLSCSPLGDQSPSSDHKPTSRTEQYRPIIQPPYSSSSSSSSSSSAGKGSKSSSSSGYSSASSASSSRTPHTPPSASSTSSSSSSSSATSGAHPSNSIPTSSSSAAPSRQQPPPQPAPPPPQQPPSTSSSAPQSLPKSCLSGYGSPVPPVKTPTSALTGQTPPQQQAQSYSPNQPPTSHLAQSYGGFSSPQAQDLSSGTGGKGYGSLGGRSQSYSTDIYGSDSAYGSLPSSLGGAGSPSLGYGAPGHSPALLRSSGSSGSGASGGGSSSGTASGNSGSGGGAGNSMTNERGGGGSGGGSYHIPDSSPSPSGNSGIIRPGLHSPVPTCPTQSPGGAGSNKYISSVLSPTFLASPQGYPDTRGPSTQPQSYHSTSSKTKDTSMLGVGSQRSQEEVDDDDEFLIQHLLQAQASPAPQTAHHHPQQQPQQASQQTQSQPQSVTPTTDSGKGLTYDIGKTSEERYHPQSVIRTHSATSSAGVGNAGSGSISGLENQLEMSLKKQQQQHQQHHHQQQQQRNERSVGSSRSSGGRGSAEQVHSHLHHHDNLGTVVHYGRGDPYTQHSLAAQHSSHSQHVSSHSQIPSHTQMELQKKPQEHADIPYPRKTPEVQQQHSQSQAASSLMDSPTDQSRQPPHLLQSVLSHTTRNKLEPHQQHHKMESHQHQQQHHKMDSHRQHQPHHKMDSHQPHQQHPKMDSHPQHQQHQKMDSHQHQQHHKIDSHSQHQQHHKMDSHPQQQHSINQQQAVMDNAGGTLGSSKHQAQSQSQTTQLQLQLQSQALEVAAAHYNHGPPPHQHEQSQVKQSSVVSSLDMLERSLSQTSSTDVAVSEDRRGGAGSGGRSGSSSERHRQQQEQQQRQHPSHHHSQQHSASELHSFLSEPDIGLSTPSHMHHLSQHHQQQQQQQQHPSSQHQQTHTHHPHTQPHPHHIPPQSAQSAHSQPQPDPQQPLSSQLTPQQSQLDQQRSEQHQFDTVSPVEKADQSQQSNRFVPLTSICFPDSLLQDEDRSFFPGMEDMFCAEDYKSSCAGGAGPGQEEMNESHTGQEAMDSMKAGQSAGGAGGSSGASYDIMGHHGGDQGYEPYCHGLEEPPNTMTLDLDSLKTHELPSTVNTEQLGLIQSQAPAMGMGSNTAGPNNPGAKLPSGPGGTSTGAGSGGLQSPIFCSSRPKKLLKSSSFHLLKERRDPNTLPKKSYAQEYEFEDDEDKADQPADIRLNSRRLPDLLPDLVSSCRKGGAGTGSLSPLMGDIDFYHSSGYSSMGSHSLMPQDGPKKRGRKPTRPKREGPPRPRGRPRIRPMPEPYTPRGMLGEMGGTTVGGGFSVEGRGRGRGRGSRGRGGRREDMYIEMSGKEQEQMHHHHLQQQLHHQSQQQLHEPIPPLKIKLPIGTLSSSDALLRTDSLSGTDPALSDGSVGSAPSLGLSPGPPCGTDSSRNQDKNKQKSQMMSEGVDDEGLEERGDEKDSESKAGFVASFLDFLKTGKRPPGLDISPGMEADNGDSSPCKPGGLRPLSPAPPPPPPPPPFGDSEGNGGLALGNCPSPKRLEDELKRNLETLPSFSSDEEDSVGKNQDLQKSISSAISALYDTPQLPSNIQPSLPPPPPPQPQPQPTQSPLTPTLPPTLSPQPTMHTSHTLPQSNEPDVLQDEDGDMEENKEEENEEERSTGGDDENNMTEEREAQLETLGATNLDAPLPEIPPAPETPQPPSAPPSPSSSSSPSHSPLPPLSLPSPPPPPEEEQETSQPPSPVAPTSPSPPPPQPTTLPQPAPATPSPPAPPVSSSPPPPPPPASAQKESPMPSPESPASPEEPPPPKITSLHLAQKQEDAAIVGESEEDESESGGEGIFRERDEFVVRVEDIRTLKLALQTGREPPPIWRVQKALLQKFSPEIKDGQRQFCATSNYLGYFGDAKRRYQRIYVKFLENVNKKDYVRVCSRRPWRRATPALRRQSLPRMASPPASQAPAKVVDKEERVAPPPVQREQREKNRTSTAAAAAAKEQREKKEAPVAVPKAKEREKEREAKEREKEREKEKRVQLQQQEKVEKRATAAEQRRAKEEKKAVERKEKEKAERPPKSKPAKVKAEPPPKKRKKWLKEIPSSSDSDSSDEAASENEMPVKGGVNNRAMREMFRSYVEMLVSTALDPDMIQALEDTDDELYLPPMRKIDSILSEQKRRLLRRISMSSQQQEVLHAYPQIIVDPLDSGVVRVRLSGDAYNRKTLNRVKKTLPKPQDLKLSADSYRIYSLYHSLHHYKYHTFLQCKKETNTIEQAAEDPGQEEVVQQCMANQSWLDTLFSSFIELLTLSSKA; encoded by the exons ATGGATAGAAATTACCCGGGAACAGGGTTTGGTGATTTGGGCGCAGGAGCAGGATGGAGTTACGAGAGATCGGCTAAAGCAAG TCTTGTATACGGGAGTTCCAGATCATCCCACCCTGAGTCTGAGCTCCTTCACCGACAAGCCTACGCCACCCCACACCCTCTGCAGGGCTATGCCACCAATCACCACCCAGGGAGCTCTGGCCAAGGCGGGGCTTGGGGAGCAGCTGGACGGAGTTTGG GTTTGTCTGGGCTCTTTGACACGGGTCTGCACCATGCCAGCCCCTCTGCTCCAGATGCCTCCGTCATGAATCTGATTTCAGCCCTGGAGTCCAGGGGTCCCCAGCCTCCACCCTCTGCTTCATCCCTACTCTCCCAGTTCCGCACACCATCCTGGCAGACAG CGATGCACACGCCTGCTCCTCCTGAACTATTCATCTCTGGAGCTCTTCCTGGCTCTGGctccttcccctcctcctcagCTCTCTCAGCCTATCAGCATCCAGCATCATTCTCCAGCCGCTCCTTCCCTGCCACCTCCCTCACTCTCCAGGATACCCCCACATTTAGCCCCACATCCAATGGCCTACTCTCTCCACATGACCCCCTTCTACACATCAAGGCCCCTTCCCAGTCCAGCCTGGGTTTTGATAGACTCCTGTCCTCGCAGGGTGCTGCTGCAGCGGCTTATAGGGGCAGCCAGGATCCTACGAGTGCCACATCAGCTCAGGCCTCCTCTGCCAGGCACCTGCAGTCACACCAGTTCAACCTGCTGTCATCACAACTCCAAGACCAGTCGTCTCAGCTGTACAATGCATCTGTCTTTTCTTCAGCTCAGCCCCAGCCCCAGTCCCAGTCCCAGTCAAATTCGGCTCAGGAGCGGGCCGTGCCTCGTCAGGACAGCGTAATCAAGCACTACCAGCGGCCCACGCCAGCTCAGTCTCAGCTCTCATCCTCTGCTGCTCACTCCCTACAGCACTACCTCAGCTGTGGAGGAGCTGGGTACCAGCAGATTGCCACCCACCACAGGCACGCTGGCCTTTCTTGCAGCCCGCTAGGTGACCAGAGCCCCTCATCTGACCACAAGCCCACATCTCGCACTGAACAGTATAGGCCAATTATTCAGCCTCCCTATTCTTCATCTTCCTCATCGTCATCCTCTTCTTCAGCCGGGAAAGGTTCCAAAAGCAGCTCCAGCAGCGGCTATTCTTCTGCCAGCTCAGCTTCATCCTCAAGAACTCCCCACACCCCCCCTTCTGCTTCCTctacctcttcctcctcctcttcttcttctgccaCCTCTGGGGCTCATCCCTCCAACTCTATTCCAACCTCTAGCTCTAGTGCTGCCCCATCAAGGCAGCAGCCCCCACCTCAACCTgctccccctccccctcagcAGCCCCCTTCAACTTCCTCTTCAGCCCCCCAGTCTCTTCCCAAATCCTGCCTGTCAGGCTACGGCTCTCCTGTGCCTCCTGTGAAGACCCCCACCTCTGCTCTTACTGGTCAGACCCCACCCCAACAACAGGCACAGTCATATTCCCCTAATCAGCCTCCTACCTCCCACCTGGCTCAGTCCTATGGAGGGTTCAGCTCACCACAAGCCCAAGACCTGAGCTCTGGTACAGGAGGCAAAGGCTATGGGAGTTTAGGAGGACGGAGTCAGTCATACTCCACTGATATTTATGGATCGGACTCTGCCTATGGATCACTACCATCTTCTCTGGGTGGAGCAGGCAGCCCATCACTTGGCTACGGAGCCCCTGGTCACTCACCTGCCCTTTTAAGGTCAAGTGGTTCATCGGGAAGTGGAGCATCGGGAGGAGGGAGTAGTAGTGGCACAGCAAGTGGGAACTCTGGCTCAGGTGGTGGAGCAGGAAATAGTATGACAAATGAGAGAGGTGGAGGTGGTAGTGGCGGAGGGTCTTATCATATTCCAGACTCGAGCCCCTCTCCATCTGGCAACTCGGGCATCATCCGTCCGGGGTTGCACTCTCCAGTGCCAACCTGTCCGACACAATCTCCAGGTGGTGCAGGCTCTAATAAATACATCTCATCAGTCCTATCCCCCACTTTCCTTGCCTCCCCACAGGGCTACCCTGACACCCGAGGTCCCAGCACCCAACCTCAGTCCTATCATTCAACTTCCTCCAAAACTAAAGATACTTCCATGCTGGGAGTGGGCTCTCAGAGATCCCAAGAGGAAgtagatgatgatgatgaattcTTGATTCAGCATCTGCTGCAAGCCCAAGCGAGTCCTGCTCCCCAGACTGCACATCACCACCctcaacaacaaccacaacaggcATCCCAGCAAACCCAGTCTCAGCCCCAGTCAGTGACCCCTACCACTGATTCAGGCAAAGGGCTGACCTATGATATAGGCAAAACCTCTGAGGAGAGGTACCACCCCCAGAGTGTAATACGTACCCACAGTGCCACATCATCTGCTGGAGTAGGTAATGCAGGGTCTGGATCCATTTCAGGGCTGGAAAACCAGCTGGAGATGTCACTtaagaaacaacagcaacaacatcaacaacaccatcatcaacagcaacagcagaggAATGAGAGGTCTGTGGGAAGCAGCAGGAGCAGCGGAGGGAGAGGCAGTGCTGAACAAGTGCACTCCCATTTGCATCATCATGACAACCTAGGGACAGTAGTCCATTATGGGCGGGGTGACCCATACACCCAACACTCCCTTGCTGCCCAACACTCCTCTCACAGTCAGCACGTGTCCTCACACTCCCAGATACCGTCCCACACCCAAATGGAGCTCCAAAAGAAGCCACAGGAACACGCTGACATCCCTTATCCACGGAAAACCCCTGAAGTTCAGCAACAACATTCCCAGTCTCAAGCTGCCAGCTCCCTTATGGATTCACCCACTGATCAGTCTCGTCAGCCACCACACCTCCTCCAGTCAGTGCTGTCCCACACCACCCGAAACAAGCTGGAGCCTCACCAACAGCACCATAAGATGGAGTCACATCAACATCAACAACAGCACCACAAGATGGACTCTCATCGGCAACACCAACCACATCATAAAATGGACTCCCACCAACCCCATCAGCAGCACCCAAAAATGGACTCCCACCCTCAGCATCAACAGCACCAGAAGATGGACTCccatcagcatcagcagcacCACAAAATTGATTCTCATTCGCAACACCAACAGCACCATAAAATGGACTCTCACCCCCAGCAGCAGCACTCAATTAACCAACAGCAAGCTGTGATGGATAATGCTGGTGGGACACTGGGCTCAAGTAAACACCAGGCCCAGTCACAGTCCCAAACCACCCAACTCCAGCTTCAGCTACAGTCACAGGCTTTGGAGGTGGCAGCAGCCCACTACAATCATGGCCCACCTCCGCATCAGCATGAGCAGAGCCAGGTCAAACAAAGCTCGGTGGTGTCTTCTTTGGACATGCTTGAGCGCTCCCTCTCTCAGACCTCCAGCACTGACGTAGCTGTTTCTGAGGATAGACGCGGTGGAGCAGGCAGTGGGGGGAGGAGTGGAAGTAGCAGCGAGCGTCACCGGCAGcaacaggagcagcagcagaggcagcACCCATCACACCACCACTCACAGCAGCACTCCGCCTCAGAACTCCACTCCTTCCTCTCAGAGCCTGATATTGGCTTGTCAACTCCGTCTCACATGCACCATCTTTCCCAgcaccaccagcagcagcagcaacaacaacagcacccCAGCTCTCAGCACCAACAAACCCACACCCACCACCCTCACACCCAACCCCACCCTCATCATATACCCCCACAGTCAGCTCAGTCAGCCCACTCCCAGCCTCAACCAGACCCACAGCAGCCCCTTTCATCCCAGCTCACCCCCCAGCAGAGCCAGCTGGACCAGCAGCGATCAGAGCAGCACCAGTTTGACACAGTCAGTCCGGTGGAGAAAGCAGACCAGAGTCAACAAAGTAATCGCTTTGTACCCCTTACTTCCATTTGCTTCCCGGACTCCCTCCTCCAGGATGAGGACCGCTCCTTCTTCCCAGGAATGGAAGACATGTTCTGTGCGGAAGACTACAAGTCCAGCTGTGCAGGAGGTGCAGGACCAGGGCAGGAGGAGATGAATGAAAGCCACACAGGGCAGGAGGCAATGGATTCAATGAAAGCTGGACAGAGTGCAGGTGGAGCAGGGGGCAGTAGTGGAGCCAGTTATGACATAATGGGTCACCATGGTGGAGATCAGGGGTATGAGCCCTATTGTCACGGCTTGGAAGAACCACCAAACACCATGACTCTGGATCTAGACTCCCTTAAAACCCATGAGCTCCCTTCCACCGTCAACACTGAGCAGCTTGGATTGATTCAGTCCCAGGCCCCAGCTATGGGAATGGGCTCCAACACTGCTGGACCTAACAACCCAGGAGCCAAACTTCCCTCTGGACCTGGAGGAACTAGCACAGGAGCGGGTTCTGGAGGCCTCCAGTCACCCATTTTCTGCTCGTCACGTCCCAAAAAGCTCCTAAAGTCCAGCTCCTTCCATCTGTTAAAGGAGCGCAGAGATCCAAACACCCTGCCTAAGAAAAGTTACGCTCAAGAATATGAGTTTGAAGACGATGAAGATAAAGCTGATCAGCCAGCTGACATCCGATTGAATAGCAGGAGACTCCCAGACCTGTTGCCGGACTTAGTATCGAGCTGCAGAAAAGGAGGGGCAGGAACAGGGTCTCTCAGTCCTTTAATGGGTGACATTGACTTTTACCACTCATCTGGATACTCCTCTATGGGTTCACACTCCCTTATGCCTCAGGATGGACCAAAGAAGAGAGGTCGAAAGCCAACCAGACCCAAAAGAGAGGGTCCACCAAGGCCAAGAGGCAGGCCTCGCATCCGCCCCATGCCTGAGCCCTACACTCCACGAGGGATGCTGGGGGAGATGGGAGGAACAACAGTTGGAGGGGGGTTCAGCGTGGAAGGCCGAGGCAGGGGAAGAGGCCGTGGAAGCAGAGGAAGAGGTGGAAGGAGGGAGGATATGTACATAGAAATGAGCGGGAAAGAGCAGGAGCAGATGCACCATCATCAtctccagcagcagcttcatCACCAGTCCCAACAGCAGCTGCATGAGCCTATTCCACCTCTGAAG atCAAGTTACCAATCGGTACCCTGTCCTCCTCCGATGCCTTGCTGAGGACAGACTCTTTGTCCGGCACAGACCCGGCTTTGTCAGACGGTTCAGTTGGCTCCGCTCCCTCGCTGGGTTTAAGTCCTGGACCTCCGTGCGGCACTGACAGCTCCAGAAACCAGGACAAGAACAAACAGAAGAGTCAGATGATGAGTGAAGGTGTGGATGATGAGGGGCTTGAGGAAAGG gGTGATGAAAAGGACTCTGAGTCCAAAGCTGGCTTTGTTGCTTCATTCCTGGACTTCCTCAAAACCGGAAAGAGACCTCCAGGCTTGGACATCTCACCTGGAATGGAAGCTGACAACGGTGACTCCTCACCGTGTAAACCAGGAGGTCTGCGGCCTCTGTCTCCtgcacctcctcctccaccacctccacctccattCGGGGACAGCGAGGGAAATGGGGGTCTGGCCCTGGGTAATTGCCCCAGCCCCAAACGCTTAGAAGATGAGCTGAAGAGGAACCTGGAGACGCTGCCATCATTCTCCTCTGATGAAGAGGACTCTGTGGGGAAGAACCAGGACCTCCAGAAGAGCATCTCCTCCGCCATATCTGCTCTGTACGACACTCCTCAGCTACCCTCAAACATCCAGCCCtcactccctcctcctccacctccccaGCCTCAGCCGCAGCCCACACAATCCCCGCTTACTCCCACACTGCCCCCCACGCTTAGTCCACAACCCACAATGCACACGTCTCACACCCTGCCTCAGTCAAATGAGCCTGATGTCCTTCAGGACGAAGATGGAGACATGGAGGAGAACAAAGAGGAGGAGAACGAGGAGGAGAGGAGCACAGGAGGCGATGATGAGAATAATATGACGGAGGAGAGGGAGGCACAGCTGGAAACACTGGGTGCCACTAATCTTGATG CTCCCCTTCCAGAGATTCCTCCAGCACCAGAAACTCCTCAACCTCCCTCTGCACCACCATCcccatcctcatcctcctctccttcccACTCCCCTCTCCCTCCACTTTCTCTCCCTTCCCCCCCACCTCCACCAGAAGAAGAACAAGAAACTTCCCAGCCTCCAAGTCCTGTTGCTCCCACATCTCCCTCTCCGCCACCTCCTCAACCCACAACTCTCCCTCAGCCTGCCCCTGCCACTCCATCTCCTCCTGCTCCCCCTGTTTCatcttcccctcctcctcctcctcctccagcgtCTGCTCAGAAGGAGTCTCCAATGCCATCTCCAGAGTCCCCCGCATCTCCAGAAGAGCCACCGCCTCCTAAGATCACCTCCTTGCACCTTGCCCAGAAGCAAGAAGACGCCGCTATCGTTGGGGAGAGTGAGGAGGACGAGAGCGAGAGTGGTGGGGAGGGAATcttcagagagagagacgagTTTGTGGTGCGGGTCGAGGACATTCGAACTCTCAAG CTGGCCTTGCAGACGGGCCGTGAGCCTCCACCCATCTGGAGGGTGCAGAAAGCCCTCCTTCAGAAGTTCAGTCCAGAGATCAAAGATGGACAGAGACAGTTCTGTGCCACAAGCAAC TATCTCGGTTACTTTGGAGATGCTAAGAGGCGATACCAGCGAATCTACGTCAAGTTTCTGGAAAACGTCAACAAGAAGGATTATGTTCGAGTCTGCTCTCGGAGACCATGGCGCAGGGCAACACCAGCTCTCAG GCGCCAGTCCCTCCCCAGAATGGCTTCTCCTCCTGCCTCCCAAGCGCCAGCAAAAGTGGTCGACAAAGAGGAGAGGGTGGCTCCACCACCAGTCCAGCgtgagcagagagaaaaaaacagaacatccacagcagcagcagcagcagcaaaggaaCAGCGAGAGAAGAAGGAGGCTCCGGTCGCTGTGCCCAAAGCAAAGGAacgagagaaagagagggaggccAAGGaaagggagaaggagagagagaaggagaagagaGTGCAGCTGCAGCAACAGGAGAAGGTGGAGAAACGAGCTACGGCAGCAGAGCAAAGGAGAgcgaaggaggagaagaaagctgtggagaggaaggagaaggagaaggcCGAGCGCCCGCCAAAGTCCAAGCCGGCCAAAGTGAAGGCAGAGCCGCCGccgaagaagaggaagaagtggCTGAAGGAAATCCCTTCATCTTCTGACTCTGACTCGTCGGATGAAGCAGCAAGCGAGAATGAAA TGCCAGTAAAAGGAGGAGTGAACAACCGTGCCATGAGGGAGATGTTCAGGAGCTACGTTGAGATGTTGGTCAGCACAGCGTTGGATCCTGACATGATCCAAGCTTTGGAGGACACAGACG ATGAGCTCTACCTCCCGCCGATGAGGAAGATTGACAGCATCCTGAGCGAACAGAAGAGGAGGCTGTTGAGGAGAATCAGCATGAGCTCTCAGCAGCAG GAGGTCCTGCACGCGTACCCTCAGATCATTGTGGACCCCCTGGACTCAGGCGTTGTGAGGGTGCGGTTAAGCGGGGACGCTTACAACCGCAAGACCCTCAATAGAGTTAAAAAGACCCTGCCTAAACCACAG gACCTTAAGCTTTCAGCTGACTCATATCGGATCTACAGTCTGTACCACTCCCTCCATCACTATAAGTACCATACCTTCCTACAGTGCAAGAAAGAG ACCAACACCATCGAGCAGGCGGCCGAGGATCCGGGCCAGGAGGAAGTGGTGCAGCAGTGCATGGCCAACCAGAGCTGGCTGGATACGCTCTTCAGCTCCTTCATCGAGCTGCTCACGCTCAGCTCCAAAGCCTGA